The Desulfobacteraceae bacterium DNA window ACGTGCTGGGCGGCGGCGGCCACCGACATCCCCAGGGGGCCCGCAAGGGCTTCAAATCCCTTGGCGGCCTTGGCCGGGTCGCCGCGCTGGAGAAGCCCCAGAACGATCAGGGCATCGGTCGGTGTGGGCACCGGCCCGCCGTGAGCCATGGCCGGACCGAGCCGCTCGGGGCCGATTTGCAGCCGGCCCCCCTCCAAACGCACATGGCTGTCGCCACCGACACCGATGGAAAGGGTTTTCAGCGAGCGCAGGAGCGTCTTGTAGCCGCCCAGATGGATGCCCAGGGGTTCCAGCACCGGCACGCGGTTGATCAAAACCGCCATGTCGGTGGTGGTGCCGCCGATATCCAGAACGATGCTCTCCTCCTCCACCGGGGCGAAGGCGATGGCGCCCATGACGCTGGCGGCGGGACCCGAGAGGATCGTCTGGGCCGGAAAATCGATGGAGGCCTCGAAGCTCATGGTGCCGCCGTCGGCCTTGAGGATGTGGATCGGAATGGCCAGCCCCTTTTTTTCCAGGGAGCGTTTGACGGCCTCGAAGAACTTCTTGTGAATTGGGTAGACCGAGGCGTTGAGATATGAGGTGGCGATCCGCCGCGGGAAGTTGAGGTTTCCCGAACACTGGTGCCCCATGAAGACCTTGTCCACGTATGGGCTGAGAATTTCGCCGATCTGAAGTTCGTGATGCGGGTTGCGCACGGAGAATTTGCAGACCACACCCACGTGGCGAATCCCTTTTTTCTTGAACCGCTTGGCGATTTTTTTGATTTCTGCGCCGTCCAGGGGGTCGATCTCCCTGCCGCGGTGATCGATGGCCCCACTGAGGGCGTGATAGTGCTCACCGATGCGGAAAAATTCGGGATCGACCCCCGGCCCGGAGGCCACAATCATGCCCACCGGCGGCAGCTTATCCTGAATGATGGCGTTGGTGGTCAGGGTCGTGCTGAGCACCGCGCGGCTGATCAGGGCGGGATCGATGCCGGCGGTGATCGCTTCCAGGCCGGTTAAAACCGTCTGGAACAAATCGGCGGCATCCGTGGGAACCTTGATTTCGGCCACCACCCCTTCGTCGCCCAAAAGGACGACGTCGGTATGGGTGCCGCCAACATCCAATCCAATTATCATCGTATTTTCCTGATCCCGGCCGTACCCCGCAAGGGCATCGGCGACTGTCGCCTCAACGGACCGCGGGGGGCCGCTTCGATCCGGCGGCGGCCCGCCGGCGCACACGCCTCATTGCTCTAGCAGCGAGTGTCGCAGCCGGATGCTTCCAACCCCCGCGACAGGTGCCATATTGCCACACCCGACATTAAACTGTTCCAGGCTACCGCAAAAGGTGTTTTCTTGTCAATCACGAAACAGAAGGGATTTCGGTGTGATGCGCACCGGCAGGCCCGCGGCGGCAACGGTCGGGTGGATTTAACTAGTTTGACTCGTCCCTGGCACCTCTCACCCTTG harbors:
- a CDS encoding hydantoinase/oxoprolinase family protein: MIIGLDVGGTHTDVVLLGDEGVVAEIKVPTDAADLFQTVLTGLEAITAGIDPALISRAVLSTTLTTNAIIQDKLPPVGMIVASGPGVDPEFFRIGEHYHALSGAIDHRGREIDPLDGAEIKKIAKRFKKKGIRHVGVVCKFSVRNPHHELQIGEILSPYVDKVFMGHQCSGNLNFPRRIATSYLNASVYPIHKKFFEAVKRSLEKKGLAIPIHILKADGGTMSFEASIDFPAQTILSGPAASVMGAIAFAPVEEESIVLDIGGTTTDMAVLINRVPVLEPLGIHLGGYKTLLRSLKTLSIGVGGDSHVRLEGGRLQIGPERLGPAMAHGGPVPTPTDALIVLGLLQRGDPAKAAKGFEALAGPLGMSVAAAAQHVFDETCRKILDAVGEMLAQINSQPVYTVHELYEGRAIQPEIMLVIGGPAPVFAKRLEALSSYRVGVVPRWKVANAIGAALARTTCEVTLFADTEQGIVAAPEENYRERAGRDFSQEDALETAFMLLRQKALRAGSNVDDLATEVVENLRFNMVRGFYTSGRNIRIKVQVKPGLINEYDTVAGILATED